In Methanothrix sp., a genomic segment contains:
- a CDS encoding ArsR family transcriptional regulator encodes MLDPVELLDILGNENRRRILQLLSFRPFYFNEMAKRLDVGPKAVIDHLEMLERAGLVECYQEQGRRKYFRIARRTVLQVAVSPYSYGVRAYLSEDASRNAPGFEEAEASPDLKLLRDELHLLEEKRHELHELLAQIESREMEIRKKASSAAGTHARDQLEQEIITALLCGCTDSSDLATRLEVPRAVVLDSLNKLKERGIVHLRGQEWSI; translated from the coding sequence ATGTTGGATCCTGTTGAGCTTTTAGACATCTTGGGGAATGAAAATAGAAGACGCATTCTCCAGCTCCTCTCCTTCCGTCCCTTCTACTTCAATGAGATGGCAAAGAGGCTGGATGTGGGGCCGAAGGCGGTGATAGATCATCTGGAGATGCTGGAGAGGGCAGGGCTGGTGGAGTGCTATCAGGAACAGGGGAGAAGAAAATACTTCCGCATAGCCAGGAGGACGGTCTTGCAGGTGGCAGTCTCTCCCTACTCCTATGGTGTGCGGGCATATCTCTCTGAGGATGCCTCAAGGAATGCTCCAGGCTTTGAGGAGGCTGAGGCCTCCCCGGATCTGAAGCTTCTCCGGGATGAACTCCATCTCCTGGAGGAGAAGCGGCATGAGCTGCATGAGCTGCTGGCTCAGATCGAATCGCGGGAGATGGAGATCAGGAAGAAGGCATCTTCTGCTGCTGGAACTCACGCCAGGGACCAGCTTGAGCAGGAGATCATAACAGCATTGCTCTGCGGCTGCACAGATTCATCCGATCTCGCCACCAGGTTGGAGGTGCCCAGAGCGGTGGTTTTAGATAGCTTGAATAAGCTCAAAGAGCGCGGTATAGTGCATTTAAGAGGTCAAGAATGGAGCATATGA
- a CDS encoding CDC48 family AAA ATPase: MKPAEEASVLLRVAEAYHKDAGKGVARINPTILARLGVENGGVVEINARDKVYAIAWPGTPEDPQDIIRIDGNTRSNLGTGIDNRVNVSRATARPARKIVVSPTRQIRLLGGQQYLLRMLQGRAVIKGEMLRVEMINSSLNLAVVSTVPSGPVLVTRETIISITRETLDELSLHTRDISYEDIGGLAREIREIREMIEVPLRHPELFSRLGINPPRGVLLHGPPGTGKTLIARAVAGETEANFISISGPEIVSKFYGESEQRLRQIFDEATKSAPSIIFIDEIDSIAPKREEVSGDLERRVVAQILSLMDGLSSREEVIVIAATNRPNALDPAIRRGGRFDREIEIGIPNRNGRLEVLYVHTRGMPLDESLDLMEIADATHGCVGADLYALCKEAARRTLERALPDLDVKEDIPMDVLDNLRVTREDFLSALKKIEPSAMREVFVEVAEVHWDDVGGLDEAKQSLIEAVEWPLKYPEAFASVGVRPPRGILLYGLPGTGKTLLVRALATESNVNFISIKGPELLSKWVGESERAVREVFRKARQAAPALVFFDEIDSIVPARGSGSDSHVTERVVSQFLTEMDGLLELKEVVVLAATNRPDLMDSSLLRPGRFDRLVYIPMPDKEARQKILEIHLSNMAAHGVSAQWLARITEDFSGADLEMLCREAGMLALREHIRPGMRREELIIDKILVTEKHFQEAREYIRPHLSKDMLQGYTRMIREFQA; this comes from the coding sequence ATGAAGCCCGCGGAGGAGGCTTCAGTATTGCTGCGAGTGGCAGAGGCCTATCATAAGGATGCAGGAAAGGGTGTGGCAAGGATAAATCCCACTATTCTCGCCCGCCTGGGGGTGGAGAACGGCGGAGTGGTGGAGATCAATGCCCGTGATAAGGTCTATGCCATCGCCTGGCCGGGAACCCCTGAAGACCCCCAGGATATCATCCGGATCGATGGAAACACCCGCTCCAACCTTGGAACGGGGATAGACAACCGGGTCAATGTCAGCCGGGCCACTGCCCGGCCCGCCAGAAAGATCGTCGTCTCTCCCACCCGCCAGATACGGCTCTTGGGAGGACAGCAGTATCTATTGCGTATGCTGCAGGGCAGGGCAGTGATAAAGGGGGAGATGCTCCGGGTGGAGATGATAAACAGCAGCCTCAATCTGGCTGTGGTGAGCACAGTGCCCAGTGGCCCGGTTCTGGTTACCCGGGAGACCATAATCAGCATTACCCGGGAGACCCTGGATGAACTCTCTTTGCATACCCGGGACATATCCTACGAGGACATCGGCGGCCTGGCGCGGGAGATCAGGGAGATCAGGGAGATGATCGAGGTTCCATTGCGCCATCCTGAGCTCTTCAGCCGCCTGGGAATCAACCCTCCCCGGGGTGTCCTCCTGCACGGTCCGCCGGGGACGGGAAAGACTCTCATCGCCAGAGCAGTGGCAGGCGAGACTGAGGCCAACTTCATATCCATCTCCGGGCCGGAGATAGTATCCAAGTTCTATGGCGAGAGCGAGCAGCGGCTCCGCCAGATCTTCGATGAGGCGACAAAATCGGCGCCTTCTATAATATTCATCGATGAGATCGACTCCATCGCCCCCAAGAGGGAGGAGGTCTCAGGCGACCTGGAGAGGCGGGTGGTGGCCCAGATCCTCTCCTTGATGGACGGCCTCTCCTCCCGGGAGGAGGTGATAGTGATAGCGGCCACCAACCGCCCCAATGCCCTCGATCCTGCCATTCGCCGGGGGGGGCGCTTTGACCGGGAGATCGAGATCGGCATACCGAACAGAAACGGGCGGCTGGAGGTGCTCTATGTCCACACCCGCGGCATGCCCCTGGATGAATCACTGGACCTGATGGAGATCGCAGACGCGACGCACGGCTGCGTGGGAGCGGACCTTTATGCCCTGTGCAAAGAGGCGGCCAGGCGCACACTGGAGAGGGCTCTGCCCGACCTGGATGTGAAAGAGGACATACCAATGGATGTGCTGGACAATCTCAGGGTGACCAGAGAAGATTTCCTCTCCGCCCTGAAGAAGATCGAGCCCTCAGCGATGAGGGAGGTCTTCGTGGAGGTGGCAGAGGTCCACTGGGATGATGTGGGCGGCCTGGATGAGGCCAAGCAGTCGCTGATCGAGGCGGTGGAGTGGCCTTTGAAGTATCCGGAGGCTTTCGCCTCGGTGGGCGTTCGGCCGCCACGGGGCATTCTGCTCTACGGCCTTCCCGGCACGGGCAAGACCCTCCTGGTCAGAGCTCTGGCAACGGAGAGCAATGTCAACTTCATCAGCATCAAAGGCCCGGAGCTATTGAGCAAATGGGTGGGCGAGTCAGAGAGGGCGGTAAGGGAGGTATTTCGCAAAGCCCGCCAGGCTGCTCCCGCCCTGGTATTCTTCGATGAGATCGATTCCATCGTCCCCGCCCGGGGCAGTGGATCGGACTCACATGTGACGGAGAGGGTGGTCAGCCAGTTCCTCACTGAGATGGACGGCCTCTTGGAGCTGAAGGAGGTGGTTGTTCTGGCAGCCACCAACCGTCCAGACCTTATGGACAGCTCACTGCTCAGGCCGGGGCGGTTCGATCGCTTAGTTTATATTCCCATGCCTGATAAAGAGGCTCGTCAGAAGATCCTGGAGATCCATCTCTCAAATATGGCCGCTCATGGGGTCTCTGCTCAGTGGCTGGCCCGGATCACTGAGGACTTCAGCGGCGCCGACCTGGAGATGCTCTGTCGAGAGGCGGGAATGCTCGCTTTGCGGGAGCATATCCGTCCGGGAATGAGAAGAGAAGAGCTGATAATCGATAAGATCCTTGTTACAGAGAAGCACTTCCAGGAGGCCAGGGAGTATATCCGGCCACACCTATCAAAAGATATGCTGCAGGGATACACCAGGATGATCCGGGAATTCCAGGCCTGA
- the lonB gene encoding ATP-dependent protease LonB: protein MQIKHQIYSQEQPIIAVRTEKLTSEDESNELLGDIDFKDTSSITVPENLIDQVIGQDEAVEVIKKAASQRRHVMLIGSPGTGKSMLGKAMSELLPAEELQDVLVYANPEDNNTPRIRTVPAGRGKQIVDAQKLEARKKVQTRNMFLMIIVMALIVYAYYMGQLLFGIIAAALLFISLRYLLPKEDAMVPKLLVDNNGKKKAPYVDGTGAHAGALLGDVRHDPFQSGGLETPSHERVECGSIHKAHKGVLFIDEVNTLRPESQQSLLTALQEGFYPITGQSERSSGALVRTEPVPCSFVMIAAGNLDAVQGMHPALRSRIKGYGYEVYMRDTMDDTLENRNKLIRFVAQEIVRDGKIPHFTRDAVAEVMREAKRRSGRKGHLTLLLRDLGGLIRVSGDVARAESSPLTEVNHVMQAKKMARSVEQQLADRYMERRKDYSMFHSTGDEIGRVNGLAVMGDSGIVLPIMAEITPAQSREEGKIIATGKLQEIAREAVTNVSVLIKKFLGEDITKKDVHIQFIGTYEGVEGDSASISIATAVISAMEGVPVKQTVAMTGSLSVRGDVMPVGGVTQKIEAAAQAGIKTVLIPKSNMGDVLIDDAVKASIEIIPVSNISEVFEYAMSSQRTRLVEKLKKFAVEKKIGINIPETIPTPIRSI, encoded by the coding sequence ATGCAGATAAAGCATCAAATATATAGTCAAGAACAACCAATAATTGCTGTGAGGACCGAAAAATTGACTTCAGAAGATGAGTCGAATGAACTGCTTGGCGATATAGATTTCAAGGATACGAGCAGCATAACCGTACCTGAAAACCTCATAGATCAGGTTATCGGCCAGGACGAGGCGGTTGAGGTGATCAAGAAGGCGGCAAGCCAGAGAAGGCATGTCATGCTCATAGGCTCTCCTGGCACTGGCAAGTCGATGCTTGGCAAGGCCATGAGCGAGCTTCTTCCCGCTGAGGAGCTGCAGGATGTCCTGGTCTACGCCAATCCCGAGGATAACAATACCCCCAGGATCCGCACCGTTCCCGCAGGCAGGGGCAAACAGATAGTCGATGCCCAGAAACTGGAGGCGAGAAAGAAGGTCCAGACGCGAAATATGTTCTTGATGATCATCGTCATGGCCCTGATCGTTTATGCCTATTACATGGGCCAGCTTCTATTCGGAATAATCGCAGCAGCATTGCTATTCATCTCTCTGCGCTATCTGCTGCCCAAAGAGGATGCTATGGTCCCCAAGCTTCTGGTGGACAACAACGGCAAGAAGAAAGCGCCTTATGTTGATGGCACCGGTGCCCATGCTGGGGCACTGCTGGGAGACGTCCGCCATGATCCTTTTCAGTCCGGTGGCCTGGAGACGCCATCCCATGAGAGAGTGGAGTGTGGCTCCATTCATAAAGCCCACAAAGGGGTGCTGTTCATCGACGAGGTCAACACCCTCCGCCCGGAGTCTCAGCAAAGCCTCCTCACCGCCCTGCAAGAGGGGTTCTATCCCATCACCGGCCAGAGCGAGAGGAGTTCTGGCGCTCTGGTGAGAACCGAGCCCGTCCCCTGCAGCTTTGTCATGATTGCTGCTGGAAACCTGGATGCTGTGCAGGGGATGCATCCCGCTCTCCGGTCGCGCATTAAGGGCTACGGCTATGAGGTCTATATGCGGGACACTATGGATGACACCCTGGAGAACAGGAATAAGCTCATCAGGTTCGTGGCTCAGGAGATTGTGAGAGATGGAAAGATCCCTCACTTCACCCGCGATGCAGTGGCTGAGGTCATGAGAGAGGCCAAGAGGCGCTCGGGCAGAAAGGGGCATCTCACTCTCCTGCTCCGCGACCTGGGCGGCCTGATCAGAGTATCTGGCGATGTGGCCCGGGCGGAATCCTCCCCCCTCACCGAGGTGAATCACGTCATGCAGGCCAAGAAGATGGCCCGATCGGTGGAGCAGCAGCTCGCTGACAGATACATGGAGAGGCGCAAGGACTACAGCATGTTCCACTCCACCGGGGATGAGATCGGCCGGGTCAATGGCCTGGCGGTGATGGGCGACTCGGGCATTGTCCTGCCCATCATGGCCGAGATCACCCCTGCCCAATCCAGGGAGGAGGGCAAGATCATCGCCACTGGAAAGCTGCAGGAGATCGCCCGCGAGGCGGTGACGAACGTCTCTGTGCTGATCAAGAAGTTCCTGGGTGAGGATATCACCAAGAAGGATGTGCATATCCAGTTCATAGGCACATACGAGGGGGTGGAGGGCGACAGTGCATCCATCTCCATAGCCACAGCTGTCATATCGGCCATGGAGGGGGTGCCCGTGAAACAGACTGTGGCCATGACCGGCTCGCTCTCTGTGCGGGGGGATGTCATGCCAGTGGGCGGGGTCACCCAGAAGATCGAGGCTGCCGCCCAGGCGGGGATCAAGACGGTCCTCATCCCCAAATCCAATATGGGTGACGTCCTGATAGACGATGCTGTAAAGGCCTCAATTGAGATAATACCGGTCTCCAACATCAGCGAGGTCTTCGAGTATGCCATGAGCAGCCAGAGGACCAGGCTGGTTGAGAAGCTGAAGAAGTTCGCAGTGGAGAAGAAGATCGGCATCAACATCCCTGAGACGATACCGACCCCCATCCGGAGCATCTGA
- a CDS encoding TldD/PmbA family protein encodes MVDFFDTRVLRGSRTRIVLDNGKLEEIAQVPFQGASVRALFGGAWGFVTTDRVDGLEKEIDLAKRIARKIGRQEDLRLAEAPSGRSAVVAVKRDPRDLSLEEKVALLREIEDAAKVEGVSSTQAVYSEMDLTAHYSSSEGLDLESRMTRMGFIISAVAHRNGLYQTDGEGRAGVGGLELFDREDPQSLARQVGETAVALLDAKAARGGSYPVVLDQELAGVFVHEAVGHATEGDIILEGDSCLEGRLGERIGSELVTVKDDPSLMLNGYYPFDDEGSLAQETVLVENGVLRSYLNTRETAARLGGVPGNARAEGVSRPVVRMSNTYIANGDWKLEEILEELKSGVYLAGSRGGQVSTGEGIFQFNAKKGYIIEDGERTQLLRDVSLSGKILETLLHVKAVGDDLKYNSGRCGKSGQLVPVSDGSPHLLVEQATVGGTG; translated from the coding sequence ATGGTGGATTTTTTTGATACCCGCGTTCTGCGCGGGAGCCGGACCAGGATCGTCCTGGATAATGGAAAGCTGGAGGAGATAGCTCAGGTGCCCTTCCAGGGGGCATCAGTCCGTGCTCTCTTTGGCGGTGCCTGGGGCTTTGTGACCACCGATCGGGTGGACGGCCTGGAAAAGGAGATCGATCTGGCAAAGAGGATCGCCCGGAAGATCGGACGGCAGGAGGATCTTCGTCTGGCTGAGGCTCCGTCAGGCAGAAGCGCAGTGGTGGCCGTCAAGAGAGATCCCAGGGACCTCTCTTTGGAGGAGAAGGTGGCCCTTTTAAGGGAGATCGAGGATGCAGCAAAGGTCGAAGGGGTATCATCGACCCAGGCGGTCTACTCGGAGATGGATCTGACGGCCCATTACAGCAGCTCAGAGGGACTGGATCTGGAGTCGAGGATGACCAGGATGGGCTTTATCATCAGTGCAGTCGCCCACAGGAATGGCCTTTATCAGACCGATGGCGAGGGCAGAGCCGGTGTGGGAGGCCTGGAGCTATTCGACCGGGAGGATCCCCAATCCCTGGCCAGGCAGGTGGGAGAGACGGCTGTCGCCCTCCTGGATGCCAAGGCGGCACGGGGAGGGAGCTATCCTGTGGTCCTGGACCAGGAGCTGGCCGGGGTATTCGTCCATGAGGCTGTGGGGCATGCCACGGAGGGGGATATCATCCTGGAGGGAGACTCCTGCCTGGAGGGGAGGCTGGGAGAGAGGATTGGATCAGAGCTGGTGACGGTCAAGGATGATCCCAGCCTGATGCTGAACGGCTACTATCCCTTTGATGATGAGGGAAGCCTGGCCCAGGAGACTGTTTTAGTGGAGAACGGTGTTCTTCGCTCCTATCTCAACACCCGGGAGACCGCCGCCAGGCTGGGGGGCGTGCCGGGCAATGCCCGGGCAGAGGGAGTGAGCCGGCCGGTGGTGCGGATGAGCAATACCTACATCGCCAATGGCGACTGGAAGCTGGAGGAGATCTTAGAGGAGCTGAAGAGCGGAGTCTATCTGGCAGGGAGCAGGGGAGGACAGGTCAGCACCGGCGAGGGGATATTCCAGTTCAATGCCAAGAAGGGCTACATCATCGAGGATGGGGAGAGAACACAGCTCCTGCGAGATGTATCCCTGTCCGGGAAGATCCTGGAGACGCTCTTGCATGTGAAGGCGGTGGGAGACGACCTGAAGTACAATAGCGGACGATGCGGAAAGTCAGGGCAACTGGTGCCTGTGAGCGATGGCTCGCCTCATCTTCTGGTGGAGCAGGCCACAGTGGGCGGAACGGGATAG
- a CDS encoding thermonuclease family protein, whose product MRAEGRRCGSSPSSGAKPGAAISLFSLCLPIILLLSLLPGSSASLDEARGVVTEVIDGSTFDLRMEKGSSGTEKRVERITLADVRSPDMKSAQGLAARDFTYAVLMGKRVYLDVDDLSRRRGDAEDRLVAVVYLTGAYGQPIPYPNFNLLLVESGHAVLANQTDNEFDPEDWREGLKGSGWELQKYKPEGGSQENLLSRIEAEVGDKLGRAAQAAWDWLRAEMTNTSLEMINSSLDQALNRG is encoded by the coding sequence ATGAGAGCTGAGGGCAGAAGATGCGGCTCTTCCCCGTCCTCTGGGGCCAAGCCTGGGGCCGCCATCTCTCTTTTCTCTTTATGCCTGCCGATCATCCTGCTGCTCTCTCTTCTCCCCGGATCTTCAGCCTCTCTGGATGAGGCCCGCGGGGTGGTGACAGAGGTGATCGATGGCAGTACATTCGATCTCAGGATGGAGAAGGGCAGTTCCGGAACTGAAAAGAGAGTGGAGAGGATCACACTGGCTGATGTCCGTTCGCCGGATATGAAATCGGCCCAGGGCCTGGCAGCCAGGGATTTCACATACGCCGTGCTGATGGGCAAGAGGGTTTACCTGGATGTTGACGATCTCTCCAGACGGAGAGGGGACGCCGAGGATAGGCTGGTCGCAGTCGTCTATCTCACCGGGGCCTACGGCCAGCCCATCCCTTATCCCAACTTCAACCTCCTGCTGGTGGAATCAGGCCATGCTGTGCTGGCCAATCAGACGGACAATGAGTTCGATCCGGAAGATTGGAGAGAGGGCCTGAAAGGCTCAGGCTGGGAGCTGCAGAAATACAAACCAGAAGGCGGCAGCCAGGAGAATCTGTTATCCCGGATCGAGGCAGAGGTGGGGGATAAGCTGGGCAGGGCTGCTCAGGCCGCTTGGGACTGGCTGAGGGCAGAGATGACCAATACCAGCCTGGAGATGATAAACAGCAGCCTGGATCAGGCATTGAACCGAGGCTGA
- a CDS encoding CoB--CoM heterodisulfide reductase iron-sulfur subunit B family protein → MRLAYYPGCVSLSTGKEMDKSTRAVFSRLGVDLEELEDWNCCGATHVSNEMVATGLAARNMSQTELDIVTSCSICLSNLRAAALKLEDVEIRGRVNAVLEKEYKGARVRHALEAILEALEEDEEGIVLPLKGLRVAPYYGCLFSRPVGVHSPEYPVILEKLIRILQAEAVDLRLKTFCCGGPIFMPKEEAANETAYRILKDAKKEGAEVIITLCPLCQLMLDTKQRSIEQRYGEDIGIPVLYVTQLVGIALGLGPDELGMDMNAVSPMPMMEQIYERMAEG, encoded by the coding sequence ATGAGGCTGGCTTACTATCCGGGCTGTGTCTCCCTCTCCACAGGAAAGGAGATGGACAAGTCCACCAGAGCAGTCTTTTCCAGACTGGGGGTCGATCTGGAGGAGCTGGAGGACTGGAACTGCTGCGGGGCGACGCACGTCTCCAATGAGATGGTGGCCACAGGGCTTGCCGCCCGGAATATGTCCCAGACGGAGCTGGATATAGTGACCTCCTGCTCCATCTGCCTCAGCAACCTCAGGGCGGCGGCATTGAAGCTGGAGGATGTGGAGATCAGAGGGAGGGTGAACGCCGTCCTGGAAAAGGAGTACAAGGGAGCGAGGGTACGGCATGCTCTGGAAGCGATCCTCGAGGCCCTGGAAGAGGACGAGGAGGGGATTGTGCTGCCTTTAAAGGGTTTGAGGGTGGCCCCCTACTATGGCTGCCTCTTCTCCCGCCCGGTGGGGGTGCACAGCCCAGAGTATCCCGTCATCCTGGAGAAGCTGATCCGGATTTTACAGGCAGAGGCAGTTGACCTCCGCCTGAAGACCTTCTGCTGCGGAGGACCGATCTTCATGCCCAAGGAGGAGGCCGCCAATGAGACCGCCTATCGGATCCTCAAGGATGCCAAAAAAGAGGGAGCAGAGGTCATAATCACCCTCTGTCCCCTGTGCCAGTTGATGCTGGACACCAAACAGAGATCTATAGAGCAGCGATATGGTGAGGATATAGGAATTCCGGTGCTTTATGTGACTCAACTGGTGGGCATCGCCCTCGGCCTGGGGCCGGATGAACTGGGAATGGATATGAATGCCGTATCCCCTATGCCAATGATGGAGCAGATATATGAGAGGATGGCAGAGGGGTGA
- a CDS encoding 4Fe-4S dicluster domain-containing protein, translating to MAKALDEDFKEEVLRLAGDEVKSCIQCGTCSASCPTAHLMNPSIRKLVKLCLEGRKNEALHNETLWLCTSCLLCTVRCPRGIRPKMVVSALKELAERERIESPGREYDRLFSEQIADYGRISELPLIAEFLLSYPQGSVQSMEVGLELLPRGKITLEREQVKRRDEVRRIMEELGK from the coding sequence ATGGCCAAAGCCTTGGATGAGGACTTCAAAGAGGAGGTATTGAGGCTGGCTGGAGATGAGGTCAAAAGCTGCATTCAGTGCGGCACCTGCTCTGCCAGCTGCCCCACTGCCCATCTCATGAATCCGAGCATAAGAAAGCTGGTCAAGCTCTGTCTGGAGGGCAGGAAGAATGAGGCGCTGCACAATGAGACCCTTTGGCTCTGTACCTCCTGCCTCCTGTGCACAGTGCGCTGTCCGCGGGGGATAAGGCCGAAGATGGTGGTCTCCGCTCTGAAGGAGCTGGCGGAGAGGGAGAGGATAGAGAGCCCCGGACGGGAGTACGACCGCCTCTTCAGTGAGCAGATCGCAGATTATGGCCGGATCAGTGAGCTTCCTCTAATTGCTGAGTTTCTGCTCTCCTATCCCCAGGGGAGTGTTCAGTCTATGGAGGTGGGCCTGGAGCTTCTCCCCCGGGGGAAGATCACCCTGGAAAGGGAGCAGGTCAAGAGAAGAGATGAGGTCAGGAGGATTATGGAGGAGCTGGGCAAATGA
- a CDS encoding 4Fe-4S binding protein translates to MTEDSCERVARPVPKPVDFRERDEYPRLVAEAKPNERCLPCLLCEPVCPTEAIKVTFDKSREDFGALREGIEGKITIDQEKCNLCGRCAKFCKAFLLVDKGEKEKDPRNLVPYEQLLVDEDLCDYCGLCVSLCPEEAITVEGEPLERDEEPRIEGKIEVDESLCIGCGRCAQVCPYEGMDVSRPFQGQIRMVEKNLDRCDPLGCLACFNVCPAQCWYVDERGKAASVEDQCILCGACEKACPVSAIEVQRSDVSHTEVKETPWAEEWKEAISTILTGERKIPDVSGAVQPPEIERTPLPAPEMPRIDPDLLKMVDEAIKPLVPLLAKPKVRQIMENEPPDRASEKIIERLRQNEEKRKKAMETNEGAE, encoded by the coding sequence ATGACCGAAGATAGCTGTGAGAGAGTGGCCCGGCCGGTACCAAAGCCGGTCGACTTCAGAGAGAGGGATGAATATCCCAGGCTGGTGGCAGAGGCTAAGCCCAATGAGAGATGTCTGCCCTGTCTGCTCTGCGAGCCCGTCTGCCCTACAGAAGCAATCAAGGTGACCTTCGACAAGAGCAGAGAGGATTTTGGCGCACTTCGGGAGGGGATCGAGGGGAAGATCACCATCGATCAGGAGAAATGCAACCTCTGCGGCCGGTGTGCCAAGTTCTGCAAGGCCTTCCTGCTGGTGGATAAGGGGGAGAAGGAGAAGGATCCGCGCAATCTGGTCCCCTATGAGCAATTGCTGGTGGATGAGGATCTTTGCGACTACTGCGGCCTGTGCGTCTCTCTCTGTCCGGAGGAGGCGATAACAGTCGAGGGCGAGCCTTTAGAGCGGGATGAGGAGCCGAGGATCGAGGGCAAGATCGAGGTCGATGAGAGCCTGTGCATCGGCTGCGGGAGATGTGCCCAGGTCTGCCCCTATGAGGGGATGGATGTCTCCAGGCCATTTCAGGGGCAGATCAGGATGGTGGAGAAGAACCTCGATCGCTGCGATCCCCTGGGCTGCCTGGCCTGCTTCAATGTCTGCCCCGCTCAGTGTTGGTATGTTGATGAGCGGGGAAAGGCTGCTTCAGTGGAGGATCAGTGCATCCTCTGCGGGGCCTGCGAGAAGGCCTGCCCCGTCTCGGCGATTGAGGTGCAGAGGTCTGATGTCAGCCATACAGAGGTGAAGGAGACCCCCTGGGCAGAGGAGTGGAAGGAAGCGATCAGTACCATACTGACTGGAGAGAGGAAGATACCAGATGTGAGCGGCGCTGTCCAGCCTCCTGAGATAGAGAGGACGCCCCTGCCTGCTCCCGAGATGCCCAGGATAGATCCCGATCTCTTAAAGATGGTGGATGAGGCCATAAAGCCGCTGGTGCCTCTGCTGGCCAAGCCCAAGGTCCGCCAGATCATGGAGAACGAGCCGCCGGACAGGGCGAGCGAGAAGATAATAGAGAGGCTCCGGCAGAACGAGGAGAAGAGGAAGAAGGCAATGGAGACGAACGAGGGGGCGGAGTGA
- a CDS encoding 4Fe-4S dicluster domain-containing protein: protein MSSMMEIEKEMEVEGSHILARQRTKDSEKTLDYDYKKCAGCSICVAICPKKALQEGPLMEIAKGLDAPPVLIDLDLCAFCGMCVNFCPMKAFTMRVEERKAEPEAAEAAETNA, encoded by the coding sequence ATGAGCAGCATGATGGAGATTGAGAAGGAGATGGAGGTGGAAGGAAGCCATATCCTGGCCAGGCAGAGGACCAAGGATAGCGAGAAGACTCTGGATTACGATTATAAGAAATGTGCCGGCTGCTCCATTTGCGTTGCCATCTGCCCGAAGAAGGCCCTGCAAGAGGGGCCGCTGATGGAGATCGCCAAAGGGCTGGATGCCCCTCCTGTATTGATCGATCTTGATCTCTGTGCATTCTGCGGGATGTGTGTGAACTTCTGTCCCATGAAGGCCTTCACAATGAGAGTCGAGGAGAGAAAAGCTGAGCCAGAGGCGGCAGAGGCAGCCGAGACAAATGCATGA
- a CDS encoding HAD family hydrolase translates to MIRIISLDMDGTLVNSRFVDKVWMEGVPRLFAEKMGMDFIAAREYVIGEYTKIGSDQLEWYDLKFWIDKFGLSVGKEQLLELYEDEIEIYPEVEEVLELLSRNYELVVTSNAARDFIDIELDGLEGYFREIFSATSDFREVKKSPLLYGAVCAHMNARPFEVLHIGDHYRYDYESALDAGLDALFLHRKGERQGPEVIGDLREAVELIGGCI, encoded by the coding sequence ATGATTCGCATCATATCCCTGGACATGGATGGCACCCTGGTAAATTCAAGGTTCGTAGACAAGGTCTGGATGGAGGGCGTGCCCAGGCTATTTGCCGAGAAGATGGGGATGGACTTCATCGCCGCCAGAGAATATGTCATCGGCGAGTATACCAAGATCGGCAGCGACCAACTGGAGTGGTATGATCTCAAGTTCTGGATAGATAAGTTCGGCCTCTCTGTGGGCAAAGAGCAGCTCTTAGAGCTTTATGAGGATGAGATAGAGATCTATCCCGAGGTGGAAGAGGTCTTGGAGCTTCTCTCCCGGAATTATGAGCTGGTGGTGACCTCCAATGCCGCCCGCGATTTCATCGATATCGAGCTGGATGGACTTGAGGGCTACTTCCGGGAGATCTTCTCTGCCACCAGTGACTTCCGGGAGGTCAAGAAATCTCCCCTCCTTTATGGCGCCGTCTGTGCTCATATGAATGCCAGGCCCTTCGAGGTGCTGCATATAGGTGACCACTATCGATATGATTATGAGTCGGCATTGGATGCCGGCCTTGATGCCCTCTTCCTGCACCGCAAGGGCGAGCGGCAGGGACCGGAGGTTATTGGCGACCTGAGGGAAGCAGTGGAGCTGATCGGCGGATGCATATGA